A genomic window from Carassius auratus strain Wakin chromosome 19, ASM336829v1, whole genome shotgun sequence includes:
- the sh3bgrl3 gene encoding SH3 domain-binding glutamic acid-rich-like protein 3, giving the protein MGIKLYYTTVTASREVKSQQAEVMRILESKSIKYELIDISVGGDVRDEMRSKSGNPTAIPPQIFNEDQYCGNYEMFSEAVEADTVEQFLKIA; this is encoded by the exons ATGGGCATCAAACTGTACTACACCACCGTGACTGCATCGAGAGAG GTCAAGTCTCAGCAGGCCGAGGTCATGCGTATTCTGGAAAGTAAGAGCATCAAATATGAGTTGATTGACATCTCGGTGGGTGGTGATGTTCGGGATGAGATGAGGAGTAAATCGGGCAACCCCACGGCAATCCCACCTCAGATATTCAATGAAGACCAGTACTGTGGG AACTACGAGATGTTTTCTGAGGCGGTGGAGGCAGACACAGTGGAACAGTTTCTGAAGATTGCCTGA
- the LOC113119162 gene encoding NLR family CARD domain-containing protein 3-like, with product MNNQSIELCSLLTDEETSKEEIQTLKSFMQESLKKRYEDTLNAPNDIPLKMYVSNRTHLDGLMAHEMRELERPYNEDIKDENVINYDDLLKPHSSTDHIRSIMMRGISGSGKSTAVTKFVLDWAHGTTHQHIDFVFPLHLCELNILHDKKLSLIELLDLIFPKLLNPETLERSQILFILDGLGEFRFPLNFKCTKTCIDSVTPVSVGCILVNLLKGNLLPSAQILVTSRLKYAGLIPPEHIQKVVELHGFDDLQWEEHIRSELYDRTIAVRATVHVKSSRSLYIMRSLPLFCQMASTVLEELFSNSYNTNPPLTLTEIFTHFLLIQMKRHVEKSSKSGTEEILKLGKLAWHMLEKDTSTFMEKDQRETNTDPHLPVKLSEDWPMFFRSQNMMGLGKMYRFTHPSVQEFLAALYVAVHYEPTKGNVMFFTLAEKAQKLLCPTEVPIDLHRRAVDRALRSKTGQLDIFLLFLLGISAGPSNKLLSCFFQNTSLNVRKEEVVQNILQKVKANPLFEICVNLSRCLDELDVALPVDSNHGPIKFQIDEDVHITPSEWSNIATTLLTSEDTSLIFDVSKYANVDEAIMRLLPVIKISRVLRLDRVTNRSWELIVSTLRSPANRIREIDIEKKALNYLKLGLLSVGMRNPNCKVEILRTPYYSYPKDADPLFSGILLNPTHLRELKLLESFSLSDRAVESISQILMNPDCHLEKLSLQVMESLEGCQKLTSALCSSSCCLQELDLRRYLLRDDDQDLQILSKAFRHPNFKVSVLRLEIHSVEQETLSALFSAFKRNPSHLRELELSLLTPMNLKLQELFSLLADPCFKLETLRIVLPRLHTPDNQLSSEPLLSCAALHRLCRSLWKCTSRPLVQIKDNSLETLASALESCSLKSLDLSMCGLTDSSVELLSAGLSNPGCKLEILRMTHCSITEAGAACLARALSSNPSHMREIDLSINPVKGPGFDQLTSVLDDPATRLEKIIVDGLEEQRDIETLRQYVCQLSWDPNTASSSVQVSEEDEALVYRSRTLAPPPHHPESFKDLDQIMSREGLSSRHFFQLEWFGRWATVGMAYKDISRKGSLAASSIGLNNKSWGIFARTPLPRCNALHGGVEMRLPDCLPLRVGVYLDWAAGTLSFYNTTFDKAELIHTFHAKFTQPLFLLVSIGAGVKILPDVPPPLCVHDHDPLDMLRGFKDCKGCKGSKAW from the exons atgaataatcaGTCCATAGAGTTGTG TTCTTTACTTACTGATGAAGAAACTTCTAAAGAGGAGATCCAAACTTTGAAGTCTTTTATGCAAGAAAGCTTAAAAAAGCGATATGAAGACACTCTAAATGCTCCAAATGACATTCCACTGAAGATGTATGTGTCAAACAGGACACATTTGGATGGCCTGATGGCCCATGAGATGCGTGAGCTGGAAAGACCCTACAATGAGGACATTAAAGatgaaaatgtcattaattaTGATGATCTCCTGAAGCCTCATTCTTCTACAGACCATATCCGCAGCATTATGATGAGAGGAATATCTGGATCTGGGAAGTCAACAGCTGTGACGAAGTTTGTTTTAGACTGGGCACATGGCACAACACACCAGCACATTGATTTTGTGTTTCCTCTTCACTTGTGTGAGCTGAACATACTACATGACAAAAAACTCAGCCTGATAGAGCTGTTGGATCTGATCTTTCCAAAGTTACTCAACCCAGAGACCCTTGAACGGTCTCAGATTCTCTTTATTTTGGATGGACTAGGTGAATTTAGATTTCCTCTTAATTTTAAGTGCACCAAGACATGCATCGACTCAGTGACACCAGTTTCTGTAGGCTGCATACTGGTGAATCTTCTCAAAGGGAACCTTCTTCCCTCTGCCCAGATCCTGGTCACTTCAAGGCTAAAATATGCAGGTCTAATTCCTCCAGAACATATACAGAAGGTGGTTGAACTTCATGGGTTTGATGACTTACAGTGGGAAGAGCATATCAGAAGTGAATTGTATGACCGAACCATTGCAGTGAGAGCCACTGTTCACGTGAAATCATCCAGATCCCTGTACATCATGCGCTCCTTGCCATTATTCTGTCAGATGGCTTCCACTGTTTTGGAAGAGCTTTTCAGTAATAGTTACAACACAAATCCTCCTCTCACACTGACTgagattttcacacattttcttctgatTCAAATGAAGAGACATGTGGAAAAGTCTTCTAAATCAGGCACTGAGGAGATCCTGAAGTTGGGTAAGCTGGCTTGGCACATGCTTGAAAAGGACACATCGACCTTTATGGAAAAGGACCAGAGAGAAACCAATACTGATCCTCATCTTCCTGTCAAACTCTCTGAAGACTGGCCCATGTTCTTCAGAAGTCAGAACATGATGGGTTTAGGGAAGATGTACCGCTTCACGCATCCCAGCGTCCAAGAGTTCCTGGCAGCATTGTATGTTGCTGTGCATTATGAACCCACCAAgggaaatgtaatgttttttacacTTGCAGAGAAAGCACAAAAGTTGCTCTGTCCTACAGAAGTACCAATTGATCTACACAGAAGGGCAGTGGACAGAGCATTGAGGAGCAAAACTGGCCAACTAGAcatatttcttctctttctcttggGCATCTCTGCAGGTCCAAGCAACAAGCTCCTGTCCTGCTTTTTCCAAAATACATCTCTTAATGTAAGGAAAGAGGAAGTAGTccaaaatattttacagaaaGTCAAGGCAAATCCATTATTTGAGATATGTGTTAACCTCTCTCGCTGTTTGGATGAACTTGACGTAGCCCTGCCTGTGGATAGCAATCATGGCCCAATTAAATTTCAAATAGATGAGGATGTGCACATTACTCCTTCGGAGTGGTCAAATATCGCGACTACTCTGCTGACCTCTGAGGATACATCACTGATATTCGATGTCAGTAAATATGCTAATGTAGATGAAGCCATTATGAGACTGCTGCCCGTCATCAAGATCTCCAGAGTCCTCAG ACTGGATAGGGTCACGAATCGGAGCTGGGAACTGATCGTGTCAACTCTGAGATCACCAGCCAATCGTATCAGAGAGATTGACATTGAGAAAAAGGctcttaattatttaaaattgggTCTATTATCCGTTGGTATGAGAAACCCTAATTGCAAAGTGGAGATACTCAG GACACCATATTATAGTTATCCTAAAGATGCTGATCCTTTGTTCTCTGGGATCTTACTGAACCCAACACATCTGAGAGAGCTGAAGCTGCTGGAGTCATTCAGCCTGAGTGACAGGGCAGTGGAGAGCATCTCTCAAATCTTAATGAACCCAGATTGTCATCTCGAGAAACTcag TTTACAAGTAATGGAAAGCTTAGAGGGTTGTCAGAAATTGACCTCAGCTCTCTGTAGCAGTTCTTGTTGTCTGCAAGAGCTGGACTTGAGAAGATACCTTCTGAGAGATGATGATCAGGATTTACAGATTCTGTCGAAGGCATTCAGGCACCCGAACTTCAAAGTATCAGTTCTGAG GTTGGAAATCCATTCTGTAGAGCAGGAAACATTATCAGCATTATTCTCTGCTTTTAAAAGGAACCcttcacacctgagagagcttgAACTAAGTTTATTAACACCAATGAATCTTAAACTTCAGGAACTTTTCTCTTTGCTGGCGGATCCTTGCTTCAAACTAGAGACACTGCGGATAGTTCTCCCACG ATTACACACACCTGATAATCAGCTCTCATCTGAACCTTTGCTCAGCTGTGCTGCTCTTCATAGATTGTGCCGGTCATTATGGAAATGCACCTCCCGGCCCTTAGT tCAAATAAAGGATAATTCTCTTGAAACTCTGGCTTCAGCTCTTGAATCTTGCAGCCTTAAATCTCTGGATCTCAGCATGTGTGGCCTGACAGATTCTTCTGTGGAGCTGCTCTCTGCTGGGCTGAGTAACCCTGGCTGTAAACTGGAGATACTCAG GATGACACACTGCAGCATCACAGAAGCAGGAGCTGCTTGTTTGGCGAGGGCTCTGTCTTCCAACCCGTCACACATGCGGGAAATAGACTTGAGCATCAACCCTGTTAAAGGCCCAGGATTTGACCAGCTCACATCTGTTTTGGATGATCCAGCAACCCGATTAGAGAAAATAAT AGTGGATGGCCTAGAGGAGCAACGGGACATAGAAACTCTACGCCAAT atgtgtGCCAGCTGTCTTGGGATCCCAACACAGCTTCTTCAAGTGTGCAGGTGTCAGAGGAAGATGAGGCTCTCGTGTATCGTAGCAGAACCCTAGCACCTCCTCCACATCATCCCGAGAGTTTTAAAGATCTAGACCAAATCATGAGTCGGGAAGGTCTGAGCAGCCGTCATTTCTTCCAGCTGGAGTGGTTTGGCAGGTGGGCCACTGTAGGAATGGCCTATAAAGACATAAGCAGGAAGGGAAGTTTAGCAGCCTCTAGCATTGgacttaataataaatcctggGGCATTTTTGCGAGGACCCCCTTGCCCAGATGTAATGCTCTTCATGGAGGAGTAGAGATGCGGCTTCCTGACTGCTTACCTTTGAGAGTCGGGGTCTATCTGGACTGGgcagcaggaactctgtccttttACAACACTACATTTGACAAGGCTGAACTCATCCACACTTTCCATGCCAAGTTTACTCAGCCTCTCTTTCTGCTGGTCAGCATTGGTGCTGGAGTTAAGATCCTACCGGACGTGCCTCCTCCTCTCTGTGTCCATGACCATGATCCTTTGGATATGTTAAGGGGCTTCAAGGACTGCAAGGGATGTAAAGGATCAAAAGCTTGGTAG